A genomic window from Leptospiraceae bacterium includes:
- a CDS encoding alpha/beta hydrolase: MKEIILQVNGLQFSCLEAGEGDRLLLFAHGFPDTPYSYSELIEKLAINGYHCLAPFMRGYHPTEIPPRQKQNPDATIQVIELARDLCEITKQISHKDCILIGHDWGSVAAYAAANYSPKLFAGLITMAVPPIPVFFKNLLINPGQFLKSWYMLFFQLPFEIPESLVRLNNFAFVDNLWKSWSPRLNGKINYMSDVKAAIRNKSHLKSALAYYRGMFQPRLDELILWKKSLELVMDPITITSLVINGTEDGCIGQELFNGLEFAFHADFRHARLEGAGHFLPLEREKEVLQLILEFSQELIG; this comes from the coding sequence ATGAAAGAAATTATTTTACAAGTCAATGGACTTCAATTTAGCTGCCTTGAAGCCGGAGAAGGAGATAGGTTACTTCTTTTTGCTCATGGGTTTCCCGATACTCCATATTCTTATTCTGAACTTATAGAAAAGCTTGCCATAAATGGATACCATTGTCTGGCACCATTTATGAGAGGTTATCATCCTACAGAGATTCCTCCGAGACAGAAACAAAATCCGGATGCTACCATTCAGGTAATCGAGCTGGCAAGAGATCTCTGTGAAATTACAAAACAAATTTCACATAAGGATTGTATTCTTATCGGACATGATTGGGGAAGTGTGGCTGCTTATGCGGCAGCAAATTATTCTCCCAAATTATTTGCTGGTCTTATAACAATGGCGGTTCCACCCATACCGGTATTTTTTAAGAATTTACTAATAAACCCGGGACAATTTTTAAAAAGTTGGTATATGCTTTTTTTTCAACTTCCTTTTGAAATTCCAGAATCCCTGGTTCGTTTAAATAATTTTGCGTTTGTTGATAATTTATGGAAGTCCTGGAGTCCGAGATTAAACGGGAAAATAAATTATATGTCTGATGTTAAAGCTGCTATACGCAATAAATCGCATTTAAAATCAGCACTTGCCTATTACAGAGGAATGTTTCAACCCAGACTGGATGAATTGATTTTATGGAAGAAAAGTTTGGAATTGGTCATGGATCCTATTACTATAACTTCACTTGTGATTAATGGAACGGAAGATGGGTGCATCGGGCAAGAATTATTTAATGGACTGGAATTTGCTTTCCATGCAGACTTCAGACATGCCAGGCTGGAAGGGGCTGGACATTTTTTACCTCTTGAAAGGGAAAAAGAAGTTCTACAACTTATATTAGAATTTTCTCAAGAATTAATCGGTTGA
- a CDS encoding zf-TFIIB domain-containing protein, which translates to MECPKCKSPMETVTYADIEVDRCTNCFGIWFDMQEHEDLKKIRGSEAIDIGDPKIGKKYNNIDDVNCPRCHVKMIPMVDVGQHHIWYESCSRCNGLFFDAGEFKDFKNENILDKIRDMFTKERD; encoded by the coding sequence ATGGAATGCCCAAAATGTAAGTCCCCAATGGAAACTGTAACATATGCAGATATTGAGGTGGATAGATGTACCAATTGCTTTGGTATTTGGTTTGATATGCAAGAACATGAAGACCTAAAAAAAATAAGAGGTTCTGAAGCAATTGATATTGGAGATCCAAAAATTGGTAAAAAATATAATAATATTGATGATGTAAATTGTCCACGCTGTCATGTAAAGATGATCCCAATGGTGGATGTAGGACAACACCATATCTGGTATGAATCCTGTTCAAGGTGCAATGGATTATTTTTTGATGCCGGAGAGTTTAAGGATTTCAAAAATGAAAATATACTCGATAAAATAAGAGATATGTTTACGAAAGAAAGAGATTAA
- a CDS encoding PAS domain-containing sensor histidine kinase, giving the protein MDIINQFHKLREYLNLTDSNLKSEELYELQKFEESMKELQNLNSILEKGISEQINRFKALTDSLPGYVAFVNANSLKYEFVNKAFEDSFKIPVDKIVGTHIREVIGEKNYQFALPYIKVVLSGNPVSYENTFNLANGKRWIKVNYVPFFNEDKNVSSIVVLSYDITDTKQAELNLKESESKLKTLNQDKDKFFSIISHDLKNPISTIIGFLKLIQSSYNEINSDEVKTELDLIHQLASEAYSLLDNLLIWSKSQSGNLPFHPQKIKLKLLLSEIFSYFKGNSKAKNIQLTHTIDEDFYLYADYNMLSTILRNLLSNAIKFTEINGKILVIAEKTDTYTQITVSDNGIGFPEDKLKDIWKFPYTISTKGTAEESGHGFGLSLCKDFIDKHGGNIYINNNIDKKGTSINFTVPNTYPELEIIN; this is encoded by the coding sequence ATGGATATTATTAATCAATTTCATAAACTGCGGGAATATCTGAATCTTACAGATAGTAATTTAAAGTCAGAGGAGTTATATGAACTACAAAAATTCGAAGAAAGTATGAAAGAACTCCAAAACTTAAATTCTATATTAGAAAAAGGTATATCAGAGCAAATTAACCGTTTCAAAGCATTAACCGATAGCTTGCCGGGTTACGTTGCATTCGTAAATGCAAATTCTCTTAAATATGAATTTGTAAATAAAGCATTTGAAGATTCTTTTAAAATTCCGGTAGATAAAATAGTAGGTACGCATATTCGAGAAGTCATCGGAGAAAAGAATTACCAATTTGCATTGCCATACATTAAAGTGGTTCTTTCCGGCAATCCCGTCTCTTATGAAAATACTTTCAATCTTGCTAACGGAAAACGCTGGATAAAAGTAAATTATGTGCCTTTTTTCAATGAAGATAAAAATGTTAGTTCTATAGTAGTCCTTTCGTATGATATAACAGATACAAAACAGGCAGAATTAAATTTAAAAGAAAGTGAATCTAAATTAAAAACACTAAACCAGGATAAAGACAAATTTTTCTCAATTATCTCTCACGATTTAAAAAATCCAATCAGTACAATTATAGGATTTCTAAAATTAATACAATCATCTTATAATGAGATAAACTCAGATGAAGTCAAAACAGAATTAGACTTAATCCATCAATTAGCTTCTGAGGCTTATTCACTTCTTGACAATCTATTAATCTGGTCTAAATCTCAATCGGGAAATCTTCCTTTTCATCCACAAAAAATAAAACTTAAGCTCCTTCTTTCTGAAATTTTTTCTTATTTTAAAGGAAATTCAAAAGCTAAAAACATTCAACTTACTCACACCATAGATGAAGATTTCTATCTATACGCAGATTATAATATGCTAAGTACCATTCTTCGTAATTTACTTTCAAATGCTATAAAATTCACAGAGATAAATGGGAAAATCCTTGTGATAGCGGAAAAAACAGATACATATACCCAAATCACAGTTTCAGACAACGGAATCGGATTCCCGGAAGATAAACTTAAAGATATATGGAAATTTCCATATACAATCTCAACAAAAGGAACGGCCGAAGAGTCAGGTCATGGATTTGGTCTATCCCTGTGTAAAGACTTTATAGATAAACACGGAGGAAATATATATATTAATAATAATATCGATAAAAAAGGTACAAGTATAAATTTCACAGTCCCCAATACTTATCCTGAACTCGAGATAATAAACTAA
- a CDS encoding tetratricopeptide repeat protein, whose amino-acid sequence MIFKLVTVLFFLIPTLLFSNSPRPRWYINHFEYYGEENEAWLSEGFRETLIHNLNRLKNIEIVKQDEEAYVKKMLEEKRNANDSIDRFKTLPSILKVDYIYDAILKNDGKVLIFTIHIRKSPDYSIYKKLHVDGRKDNILDIQDQLIANVVNNLNIKYDSDEKKSISKGHIYFYSSFKKFSKGLISMYNKKYSEAIQTWEELKKEDSSYTELYELLAYAYRKQKDYKKALYYCEEYKNGLEKRNNKKSWAYVSNLDRIAELQLLLRNYKDAERTVKFSLMQQRDYAFEDSLQFSNSNELMASVFEKQKKNDEALSFYELSNTLRAKIDYKDSYLYSDTLIQIADVLSKKGRFDPAIKTYEEAVEHRKKNEIYHTFNTARAYNHSGLVYNKKKDYDTSIEMFQNSNMILDKIGKQKVNLYASNLNDIGVSLMNKADYENAIFYFKKGLALREELKQQRTLAYAVAAYNLGDIYYRKMSEPCESMPWLGKAAGIESSLNHPYARQDLEYYTKVRKDCEALKTAIK is encoded by the coding sequence TTGATATTTAAATTAGTTACCGTTTTATTTTTTTTGATTCCTACTTTACTGTTTTCTAATTCACCTCGTCCCAGATGGTATATTAATCATTTTGAATATTATGGAGAAGAAAATGAAGCCTGGCTGAGTGAGGGTTTTCGGGAAACATTGATTCATAATTTGAATCGATTAAAAAATATCGAAATTGTAAAGCAGGATGAGGAAGCATATGTTAAAAAAATGCTTGAAGAAAAGAGAAATGCGAATGATAGCATTGATCGTTTTAAAACTCTTCCCTCCATTCTAAAAGTAGATTACATATATGATGCAATTCTAAAAAATGATGGAAAAGTGCTCATTTTCACGATTCACATACGGAAAAGCCCGGATTATAGTATTTATAAGAAGCTTCATGTGGATGGAAGAAAAGATAATATATTAGACATACAGGATCAGTTAATTGCAAATGTAGTGAATAACTTAAATATTAAGTATGATTCTGATGAGAAGAAGAGTATAAGCAAAGGACATATATATTTCTATAGTTCATTCAAGAAATTTTCGAAAGGGCTTATCTCTATGTATAATAAAAAATATTCAGAAGCCATTCAGACCTGGGAAGAATTAAAAAAGGAAGATTCTTCTTATACAGAGTTGTATGAATTACTGGCTTACGCCTATCGAAAACAAAAGGATTATAAAAAAGCACTATATTATTGTGAGGAGTATAAGAACGGTCTGGAAAAACGAAATAATAAAAAAAGCTGGGCCTATGTTTCTAATTTAGATAGAATTGCTGAATTACAGCTTTTATTAAGAAATTATAAAGATGCGGAACGAACCGTTAAGTTTTCTTTAATGCAACAAAGGGATTATGCTTTTGAAGATTCTCTTCAATTTAGTAACTCGAATGAATTAATGGCTTCTGTTTTTGAAAAACAGAAAAAAAATGATGAAGCCCTTTCCTTTTATGAATTAAGCAATACCTTAAGAGCAAAGATAGACTATAAAGATAGTTATTTGTATTCGGATACTTTGATTCAAATAGCAGATGTTTTAAGTAAAAAGGGTAGATTTGATCCGGCAATAAAAACCTATGAAGAAGCGGTAGAACATAGGAAGAAAAATGAAATCTATCATACATTTAATACAGCAAGGGCATATAACCACTCCGGTCTGGTATATAATAAAAAGAAAGATTATGATACTTCCATTGAAATGTTTCAAAATTCGAATATGATTTTAGATAAAATTGGAAAACAAAAAGTAAACCTGTATGCTTCTAACTTAAATGATATCGGGGTTTCTTTAATGAATAAAGCAGATTATGAAAATGCAATATTCTATTTTAAAAAAGGTCTGGCACTGAGAGAGGAACTGAAGCAGCAAAGAACTCTAGCTTATGCTGTTGCAGCTTATAATCTCGGAGATATTTATTATCGGAAAATGTCTGAGCCCTGTGAAAGTATGCCCTGGCTCGGAAAGGCAGCCGGAATTGAATCCAGCCTCAACCACCCTTATGCGCGTCAGGATTTAGAGTATTATACAAAAGTAAGAAAGGATTGTGAAGCCTTAAAAACGGCAATAAAATAA
- a CDS encoding S49 family peptidase: MLFFPSSFSSVRKTTALQLIEGKDKSYTLLEYLQLLESLKSVKSLKKVSIFVDRLDMGFAELYSVTEVLKTLKETGITLSAYAIQGDLKSLYLLSFCQERYSLDSGEFHVLLPSMEPFFFGGLISEKLEMEVENYASGKYKSFAEIFTRKGFSKESKENLNNLISSLRLQIEQTFYQNTQIDPEILKTPILSSEKLKKLGFFQRLFDDEMYVFNYLFPEYGSDEEDDEPQYRNLSMKQLKRLKKFQSFSVFPPKKEKLLVLPLKGNIVTGKKEEGNIKAGSIQAYSLRRLIREIREDDSVKAVIVEIDSGGGSAFASELIYREIAKLAATKLTCAYFQNASASGGYYIAAACNQIYSNPFCITGSIGTVMVRPNFKGLYQKLGISKDRLGFYPLRDVFSEYGKLSPKSKKFVIDEIERNKNIFYSRVMRSRSKTKEELFELAEGRVFTGKDFHEKGMLDGILPLQDLISNIKEKLGFKKLVVEYLSPVYDIQTFINDMNLMKQRIPKSLLKVSEEIFNYQDKGFEYKSYISEHIVNSIKEGSF, encoded by the coding sequence TTGCTATTTTTTCCCTCTTCGTTTAGTTCGGTGAGAAAAACTACAGCCCTACAATTAATCGAGGGGAAAGATAAAAGCTATACCTTATTAGAATATTTGCAGCTTTTAGAATCACTGAAAAGTGTGAAATCTCTTAAAAAAGTTTCTATTTTTGTTGATAGGTTGGATATGGGTTTTGCTGAGCTATATTCTGTGACCGAAGTTCTAAAGACACTAAAGGAAACTGGAATTACCCTTTCGGCCTATGCCATACAGGGAGATCTAAAAAGTCTTTATTTATTATCCTTTTGCCAGGAACGATATAGTTTGGATTCCGGAGAGTTTCATGTTTTGCTTCCTTCTATGGAACCCTTCTTTTTTGGTGGACTCATATCCGAAAAATTAGAAATGGAAGTGGAAAATTATGCTTCCGGTAAATATAAATCCTTTGCAGAAATTTTTACACGAAAAGGTTTTTCTAAAGAATCCAAAGAAAATCTGAATAACTTAATTTCTTCTCTGCGCTTGCAGATAGAGCAGACATTTTATCAAAATACCCAAATCGATCCTGAAATATTAAAAACACCTATACTCAGTTCGGAAAAATTGAAAAAACTGGGTTTCTTTCAGAGATTATTTGATGATGAAATGTATGTATTCAACTATCTTTTTCCTGAGTATGGAAGTGACGAAGAGGATGATGAACCTCAGTATAGAAATTTAAGCATGAAGCAACTAAAGCGATTAAAAAAATTTCAATCTTTTTCTGTTTTTCCACCCAAAAAGGAAAAGCTGCTCGTACTTCCTTTGAAAGGAAACATTGTTACGGGAAAGAAAGAAGAAGGAAATATAAAAGCAGGTTCGATCCAGGCTTACTCACTCAGACGTTTAATCAGAGAAATCAGGGAGGATGATTCGGTTAAGGCTGTTATTGTTGAAATCGATTCCGGAGGTGGTTCCGCTTTTGCCTCAGAATTAATTTATAGAGAGATTGCTAAGCTGGCAGCCACAAAACTTACCTGTGCCTATTTTCAAAATGCTTCTGCGTCCGGGGGCTACTATATAGCAGCAGCCTGTAATCAGATCTATTCCAATCCATTTTGTATTACCGGTTCTATCGGGACAGTAATGGTTAGACCGAACTTCAAAGGTTTATATCAGAAATTAGGAATCAGTAAAGACAGGCTCGGATTTTATCCACTGAGAGATGTATTTTCAGAATATGGTAAGCTTAGCCCTAAAAGTAAAAAATTCGTAATTGATGAAATTGAGAGAAATAAAAATATTTTTTATAGCAGGGTGATGCGATCAAGGTCTAAGACAAAAGAAGAACTTTTTGAATTGGCTGAAGGAAGGGTATTTACAGGTAAGGATTTTCACGAGAAGGGTATGTTAGATGGAATTTTACCTTTACAGGATTTAATTAGCAATATAAAAGAAAAACTCGGTTTTAAAAAACTTGTAGTAGAATATCTTTCACCTGTATATGATATTCAGACCTTTATAAATGATATGAATTTAATGAAACAAAGAATCCCTAAATCCCTGTTAAAAGTATCCGAAGAGATTTTTAATTATCAGGATAAGGGGTTTGAGTATAAATCCTATATTTCAGAACACATAGTAAATTCGATTAAGGAGGGTAGCTTTTGA
- the maf gene encoding septum formation protein Maf, giving the protein MLILKSKSPRRMEILKSLGFQFLVEPSLYPEEQLRGEAVFDYLKRVTLGKLEMKSNKPGNTYLSSDTIVVYNQQILQKPLGPEEAFQMLKLLSGNIHSVYSGLGIRTEEDEIFYEYDKTDVYFKPWTNEEINYYVENYRPFDKAGAYGIQDRESPVGKYEGSYMNVVGFPLRKFFLFIEKLSKYID; this is encoded by the coding sequence ATGCTTATCTTAAAATCTAAGTCACCAAGAAGAATGGAAATTCTCAAGAGCCTGGGCTTTCAATTCCTGGTTGAACCTTCCCTCTACCCGGAAGAACAATTACGAGGAGAAGCCGTTTTTGATTATTTAAAACGGGTTACTCTGGGTAAATTAGAAATGAAATCCAACAAACCGGGAAACACATACCTTTCTTCAGATACTATCGTTGTCTACAATCAACAAATACTACAGAAACCTCTCGGTCCGGAAGAAGCCTTCCAGATGCTAAAGCTACTTTCCGGTAATATTCATTCCGTTTATTCGGGTCTGGGAATTCGAACGGAGGAAGATGAAATTTTTTATGAATATGATAAAACAGATGTTTATTTTAAACCCTGGACTAACGAAGAAATCAATTACTATGTAGAAAATTACAGGCCTTTTGACAAAGCAGGTGCTTATGGAATACAGGACAGGGAATCACCTGTAGGAAAATATGAGGGTTCTTACATGAATGTTGTAGGCTTTCCTCTAAGAAAGTTTTTTTTGTTTATAGAAAAATTATCCAAATATATTGATTAA
- a CDS encoding DNA polymerase III subunit delta, translating into MAQKIEISQYKNYLEFREKAKTDLPNLMIYCSLDSYEFDILADHYREILKSKGEAFEVAIFVSEPGDLEKMFSEVFNLSMFSSLKLIIIKSGSDFFKPLLLAKGKALYDNFKRSIPELSEKVYLLIHYDDKDIPSKLLSMFQHKLGLLKNRNFYPNEKKAALESILKFEKITLDPAASDEFIHRIPPNTGSYLKNIQKLKLLLNKKEYTLEDIEEALFGNVDFNPFHITDLFFSGDKREFFRELAKLKKSEESMMNTLSLLNALLHRADELRKSKIAFTRIKDNDDKLFEVLGMSSYSDKRKYFMKNKLRKELSMFNDFILSFIYDSLIELNIRVKSSSNKADTQILMQEKFQKFFLLLRS; encoded by the coding sequence ATGGCACAGAAGATTGAAATCAGCCAATACAAAAATTACCTTGAATTCAGAGAAAAGGCAAAAACAGACTTACCTAACCTGATGATTTATTGCTCACTTGATTCCTATGAGTTTGATATTCTCGCAGACCATTACAGGGAGATTTTAAAAAGCAAGGGAGAAGCCTTTGAGGTAGCCATTTTTGTTTCAGAACCCGGGGATTTGGAAAAGATGTTTTCTGAAGTTTTTAATCTGAGTATGTTTAGCAGTTTGAAATTAATCATTATTAAATCGGGTTCAGACTTCTTTAAGCCCCTACTTCTTGCAAAAGGTAAAGCCCTGTATGATAATTTCAAACGAAGTATCCCCGAACTTTCTGAGAAAGTCTATCTTCTCATTCACTATGACGATAAAGATATTCCTTCCAAATTATTATCTATGTTTCAACACAAATTGGGCCTTCTTAAAAACAGGAACTTTTATCCGAATGAAAAAAAAGCAGCCTTAGAAAGTATTTTAAAGTTTGAGAAAATCACTTTAGATCCGGCAGCCAGCGATGAGTTTATCCACCGCATTCCTCCCAACACCGGTTCTTACTTAAAAAATATTCAAAAATTAAAACTCTTATTAAATAAAAAAGAATACACACTAGAAGATATAGAAGAAGCTCTATTTGGAAACGTTGATTTTAATCCTTTTCATATCACTGACTTATTTTTTTCAGGTGATAAAAGAGAATTTTTTCGGGAGTTAGCTAAATTGAAAAAAAGTGAAGAGAGTATGATGAACACTCTTTCTCTTCTAAATGCTTTACTTCATCGGGCAGATGAATTAAGAAAATCTAAAATTGCTTTTACAAGGATTAAAGACAATGATGATAAGCTTTTTGAAGTTCTGGGTATGTCCTCATACTCCGATAAACGAAAATACTTTATGAAAAATAAATTAAGAAAAGAATTATCTATGTTTAATGATTTCATACTCTCCTTCATTTATGATAGCCTGATAGAGTTAAATATACGGGTGAAAAGTAGTTCCAATAAAGCTGATACCCAAATTCTTATGCAAGAAAAATTTCAGAAGTTTTTCTTACTGCTACGATCCTGA
- a CDS encoding glycoside hydrolase family 15 protein has protein sequence MKETSVDYDPNNEKDYKPLEAYGLIGDKRTAILVGSDGSIDWACLPDFDSPSVFASILDPKAGRYYIRPVLEYKALQKYETRTNIIVTEFRTKTGVVRIRNFMPYIPNRKVPTAEIHRYVECISGKVELELLFAPRFDYGRKLPEFELSDWGLRAYDKDEEYSITLLTEIKMQVKENSATARFTISAGEETPFVADWGARTTHPVASYETLRQLRRVRKFWQDWIGNLKYYGRYQEQVERSLLILKLLIYEPTGAIVAAPTTSLPEWIGHSRNWDYRYSWVRDSAFILRALFRSGFMEEGINYFDWILQQFVESDIDEKDGLLKVMYGIRGEKSLPETELPLRGYMDSRPVRIGNGAVEQLQLDIYGSLLDAAHLYNEMGGIITITEWEKLQYLVEFVRKNWQKPDSGIWEVRSEPKHHTYSKVWAWVAMDRGIKIAKKLRIPAPIEKWEEVRNEIQKEVLARAWNPWLKAFTSYYGSSDLDASILVMPEVGFIDVKDSQFQSSLDAIIKHLVSGELPLLYRYLSDDGVGGKEGAFLLPSFWLVDLYAMSDDLQNARKLFESLIGMASPMGLLGEEIHPETQEMLGNYPQGFSHLGLVNAAWKIDSASFRNNNSRLTVK, from the coding sequence ATGAAAGAAACAAGTGTAGATTACGATCCGAATAATGAGAAAGATTATAAACCTTTAGAAGCTTATGGTTTAATAGGGGATAAAAGAACTGCTATTCTGGTAGGCTCGGATGGTTCTATAGATTGGGCCTGTTTACCGGATTTTGATAGCCCCTCGGTATTTGCTTCCATTTTAGATCCGAAAGCTGGTAGATATTACATTCGTCCTGTATTGGAATATAAGGCTTTGCAAAAATATGAAACACGAACCAATATTATTGTTACAGAATTTAGAACTAAAACGGGTGTAGTAAGAATCCGTAACTTTATGCCCTATATTCCAAATCGTAAAGTACCAACAGCAGAAATTCATAGGTATGTAGAATGCATAAGTGGAAAAGTAGAACTTGAATTACTATTTGCACCGAGGTTTGATTACGGGCGTAAGCTTCCGGAATTTGAGTTAAGTGATTGGGGGCTTAGAGCCTATGATAAGGATGAAGAGTATTCAATCACCCTATTAACTGAGATTAAAATGCAAGTTAAAGAAAATTCAGCGACTGCCAGGTTTACTATATCAGCCGGAGAAGAAACTCCTTTTGTTGCAGATTGGGGAGCAAGGACTACGCATCCGGTAGCCAGTTACGAAACCTTACGTCAGCTCAGGAGAGTGAGAAAATTCTGGCAGGATTGGATAGGGAATTTAAAGTATTACGGTCGATACCAGGAGCAGGTAGAGAGAAGTTTACTTATTTTGAAACTGCTAATATATGAGCCTACCGGAGCTATTGTGGCAGCACCCACTACTTCTTTACCGGAATGGATAGGTCATTCCAGAAATTGGGATTACCGGTATTCCTGGGTCAGAGACTCTGCATTTATCTTGCGAGCTTTATTTCGAAGCGGGTTTATGGAAGAGGGGATAAATTATTTTGATTGGATTCTGCAACAATTTGTAGAATCTGATATAGATGAAAAAGATGGTCTTCTTAAAGTGATGTATGGAATTCGAGGTGAAAAAAGCTTACCCGAAACAGAGCTCCCTCTCAGGGGGTATATGGATTCAAGACCGGTTCGAATCGGAAATGGAGCTGTTGAGCAATTGCAGTTGGATATTTATGGAAGTCTATTAGATGCTGCTCATTTATATAATGAAATGGGAGGAATTATAACTATAACCGAATGGGAAAAGCTACAATACCTGGTAGAGTTTGTCAGGAAAAATTGGCAGAAGCCGGATTCGGGTATCTGGGAAGTCCGCTCTGAACCCAAGCATCACACCTATTCCAAAGTATGGGCCTGGGTGGCTATGGATAGGGGAATTAAAATAGCTAAGAAGCTGCGAATTCCGGCACCTATTGAAAAATGGGAAGAGGTAAGGAATGAAATTCAAAAAGAGGTACTGGCAAGAGCCTGGAACCCCTGGTTAAAAGCTTTTACCTCTTACTATGGTTCTTCTGATTTAGATGCATCTATATTAGTAATGCCTGAAGTAGGATTTATTGATGTAAAAGATTCCCAGTTTCAATCCAGTTTAGATGCGATAATAAAACATCTGGTTTCCGGAGAACTTCCCTTACTTTATCGTTATCTCAGTGATGATGGGGTTGGTGGCAAAGAAGGAGCCTTTCTCTTACCTTCCTTTTGGTTGGTAGATCTATATGCGATGTCCGATGATCTGCAAAATGCAAGAAAACTTTTTGAATCCTTAATTGGTATGGCAAGTCCTATGGGTTTATTGGGAGAGGAAATTCATCCTGAAACCCAGGAAATGCTGGGAAATTATCCTCAGGGATTTAGTCATCTCGGTCTTGTGAATGCAGCCTGGAAAATAGATTCTGCTTCTTTCAGGAATAATAATTCACGACTGACTGTAAAATGA